A single genomic interval of Sebastes umbrosus isolate fSebUmb1 chromosome 9, fSebUmb1.pri, whole genome shotgun sequence harbors:
- the arap3 gene encoding arf-GAP with Rho-GAP domain, ANK repeat and PH domain-containing protein 3 isoform X2 → METLRLRRFCQRSIWRGQRYLDTFRRAGLLLAGDFTHLDNDALVSLGIAATGHRKRILRLVGYIQRTESQRANQRTDLPRDRCHSVTDIPSSERGHSVASPRQSSGPVNFEAFRNSSAPNLAAMLTGSDSSRPVVKPVPKPRTVFNRRRTAPVHFCPTPEPAPPPPRRLSQESICFTVLEGLTPEDRLTSDLADRSTAPGRRANQTERRRASRSSSLSDTGGSPGLPPVPPRLNRGVPPATFQGSPPSSSSSSPVRTEQDQTLPVTSCPGGLDHSRLSGSAGMEMVSNEIYWGTLSGSTAPGGGRSHCSQPSAPPTPPRLTPDRKPERNSGSTLSNNSSGSARASTDDPEEEISPYCETVFQTRRNPHISEERETRRWEDKHAEDHGFQKLSWTRRLSQALHSGDSQGYSTVGEPPPPVRYLSLPTHTFPSEADEDLTISPYASYTSLTERAPPIISGWLDKLSPQGNYVFQKRYVKFDGKNLMYFGSEKDVYPKGVVPIAAIQMSRPAKDNKFEVVTSHRIFVFRTDSEVLRRRWVATLQEHVRDQLVFGRRHFGPGSHCQRHGALELKGTKSKVYAAINTEQIWIYKSEQCFHNGIGITVIEARGATIRDGKHKSFELITPYKTFSFTAESDREKRDWMEALQEAIAETLSDYEVAEKIWSNRSNRMCADCKALNPDWASINLCVVICKNCAGQHRGLGTMVSKVQSLKLDTSVWSNEIVQLFIMLGNDRANEFWGARLSVSEELDCDAPPNQRRDFISQKYREGRYRVPHPAFSTQEELLKVLCSAVSEQTLLKTVTHIFSEAESARLADDANSCQRHHQLLDHCTPSDPGVYDEIMQPVLQSGYLYKSSSVHRGTLSRKTREDFQKFWCSVDQSLLLYESDRSADPCMQISVKDIVCLGVTRPDASNNNNGFIDRFRYTFELYLTSEKLYQFGLETADALHSWTRSIGKATTPLSCHCLLTRAFERVGLLRYRAMLDPQQWKEAYFVLQKSNLFICPGNDGAAEDIINLNRLQELSITSETDNHDKKDILVLVEKGRTLHLQGVGRTDFSLWYSDIQRAAGGKGNTLREQQLSRNDIPIIVDSCLAFITQYGLVHEGIYRKNGAKSRIKLLMEEFRKDARIVKLRIGDHFIEDVTDVLKRFFREVDDPIFMADLHPLWQGAAKIPQRSLRLDRYKEIIRSLPRVNRTTLAALISHLYRVQKCADLNQMCTKNLSLLFAPSLFQTDGKGVHEVKIVEDLIDNYLYVFDIDEEHQTQIELEISLITTWTDTQLSQAGDLIIEVYLEMKIPDCCITLKVSPTMCAEELTNQVLFMRNVPAGDKDVWMTFEAIEDGQLERPLHPKEKVLEQALQWCKMADPSSAYLVVKRVPKGDGINILTSYKSETMKVGLLRCREEPPKLLQGNKFQERTFQIRNHKLLLLKDKKSIRPEKEWSLKSMKIYIGIRRKLKAPSRWGFTVMSDKHQLFLCCRCEAELWDWISSFLKAQNDDPGPPVLRRHSSSDISKQKFGTMPLVPIRGDESNSSMLSANQTLRKLHDRRTLSMYFPMKVQKDSLEERPESPDIPEPLYEEVGDFGLQVLKSLETSFLSSSASETQEVPDLPPLRLVPLETGHTDHVIVPDPVQTVGVSVEPPEPPEPLEQSGGSSGGEDGGAESLDLNQPAGRRSRRSRRRQQGGCTPSQELLLQELSSAFTKKTEEEEEQQEEQQQEEQQEEQQQEEKQQEERPYDV, encoded by the exons ATGGAAACACTCCGGTTGAGACGCTTCTGTCAGCGATCCATCtggagaggtcagag GTACCTGGACACCTTCCGTCGAGCCGGCCTCCTACTGGCTGGAGACTTCACACACCTGGACAACGACGCTTTGGTGAGCCTGGGTATCGCCGCCACGGGACACAGGAAGAGGATCCTACGATTGGTCGGTTACATTCAGAGGACGGAGAGTCAGAGAGCCAATCAGAGAACCGATCTCCCGCGTGACCGCTGTCATTCTGTGACGGACATCCCCTCGTCAGAGCGAGGTCACAGCGTCGCATCGCCCCGCCAGTCATCGGGACCCGTTAACTTCGAGGCGTTCAGGAACAGCTCGGCTCCGAACCTCGCCGCCATGCTGACCggctctgacagcagcagaccCGTGGTGAAGCCAGTCCCCAAACCCAGAACCGTCTTCAACCGCCGCAGGACAGCGCCCGTCCACTTCTGTCCAACGCCAGAGCCTGCTCCGCCCCCGCCCAGGAGGCTCTCCCAGGAGTCCATCTGTTTCACCGTGTTAGAGGGTCTGACACCTGAAGACaggttgacctctgacctcgccGACAGGTCGACCGCGCCCGGCCGCAGAGCGAACcagacggagaggaggagggccaGTCGTAGCTCGTCTCTGTCCGACACCGGAGGGTCACCAGGGTTACCTCCCGTTCCTCCGAGGCTGAACCGTGGGGTCCCCCCTGCCACGTTCCAGGGGTCCccgccctcttcctcttcttcttcacctgtaCGGACAGAGCAGGACCAGACActtcctgtgacttcctgtccGGGTGGTCTTGACCACAGCAGGCTCTCTGGGTCCGCTGGGATGGAGATGGTCTCTAATGAGATCTACTGGGGGACTCTATCTGGTTCTACTGCCCCCGGTGGAGGGAGGAGTCACTGCAGCCAGCCGTCAGCTCCTCCGACGCCGCCCAGACTAACACCTGACAGGAAGCCCGAGAGGAACAG tggcAGCACTTTAAGTAACAACTCTTCAGGATCAGCCAGAG CTTCAACAGACGACCCCGAGGAGGAGATCAGCCCGTACTGTGAGACTGTTTTCCAAACCAGAAGAAATCCTCACATCAGTGAG GAAAGAGAGACGAGGAGGTGGGAGGACAAACATGCAGAGGATCATGG GTTTCAGAAGTTGTCGTGGACGAGGCGTTTGTCTCAGGCTCTTCACTCCGGAGACTCTCAGGGTTACAGCACCGTCGGAGAGCCTCCCCCGCCCGTCCGCTACCTCTCGCTGCCCACCCACACCTTCCCCTCCGAGGCCGACGAGGACCTGACCATCTCCCCCTACGCCAGCTACACCTCCCTGACCGAGAGAGCCCCGCCCATCATCAGCGGCTGGCTGGACAAGCTGTCTCCACAGGG gaACTATGTTTTCCAGAAGCGCTACGTGAAGTTTGACGGCAAAAACCTGATGTACTTCGGCAGTGAGAAG GACGTTTACCCTAAAGGAGTCGTCCCAATAGCTGCCATCCAGATGTCCCGCCCAGCCAAAGACAACAAGTTTGAAGTGGTGACGAGTCACCGGATCTTTGTCTTCAGGACGGATAGTGAAG TGCTGAGGCGGCGCTGGGTCGCCACGCTGCAGGAACACGTCAGAGATCAGCTGGTGTTCGGTCGGCGCCACTTCGGTCCCGGGTCTCACTGTCAGAGACACGGCGCCCTGGAGCTGAAGGGGACCAAGTCCAAAGTGTACGCCGCCATCAACACGGAGCAGATCTGGATCTACAAGAGTGAACAG TGTTTTCATAATGGAATCGGCATCACGGTGATCGAAGCTCGAGGAGCGACGATCAGAGACGGAAAACACAAGAGCTTCGAACTCATCACACCGTACAAAACCTTCAG CTTCACGGCGGAGTCGGACCGGGAGAAACGGGACTGGATGGAGGCGCTGCAGGAGGCCATCGCCGAGACGCTGTCGGACTACGAGGTGGCCGAGAAGATCTGGTCCAACCGGTCCAACAGGATGTGTGCCGACTGCAAGGCCCTGAACCCGGACTGGGCCTCCATCAACCTGTGTGTGGTCATCTGCAAGAACTGTGCAG gcCAGCATAGAGGTCTGGGGACGATGGTCTCCAAGGTCCAGAGTCTGAAACTGGACACCAGCGTCTGGAGCAACGAGATCGTCCAG CTGTTCATCATGTTGGGGAACGACCGGGCCAACGAGTTCTGGGGGGCTCGTCTGTCGGTGTCGGAGGAGCTGGACTGTGACGCCCCCCCAAACCAGAGGAGGGACTTCATCTCCCAGAAGTACAGAGAGGGACGATACCGCGTCCCCCACCCGGCATTCAGCACCCAGGAGGAGCTACTCAAG GTCTTGTGCTCGGCGGTCTCTGAACAGACTCTTCTGAAAACTGTCACTCACATTTTCTCGGAGGCGGAGTCAGCTCGCCTCGCCGACGACGCCAACAGCTGCCAACGACATCATCAGCTGCTGGATCACTGCACGCCGTCAG ACCCCGGTGTTTACGATGAGATCATGCAGCCCGTCCTTCAGTCTGGTTACCTCTACAAGTCCAGCTCTGTCCACAGGGGGACGCTGTCCAGGAAGACCAGAGaag ACTTCCAGAAGTTCTGGTGTTCGGTGGAtcagtctctgctcctctacgAGTCGGACCGCTCGGCTGATCCCTGCATGCAGATCAGCGTTAAAGACATCGTGTGTCTGGGCGTCACTCGACCCGACgcctccaacaacaacaacggctTCATCGACAG GTTTCGTTACACCTTCGAGTTGTATTTGACTTCAGAGAAACTTTATCAGTTTGGTTTGGAGACGGCCGACGCTCTGCACAGCTGGACCAGATCCATCGGGAAG GCGACGACCCCCCTCAGCTGTCACTGCCTGCTGACCCGGGCGTTTGAACGGGTGGGCCTGCTGCGGTACCGAGCCATGCTGGACCCTCAGCAGTGGAAGGAGGCTTACTTCGTCCTGCAGAAGTCCAACCTCTTCATCTGTCCCGGAAACGACGGAGCAGCGGAAGACATCATCAACCTGAACCGCCTGCAGGAGCTCA GTATCACCTCCGAGACCGACAACCACGACAAGAAGGACATCCTGGTGTTGGTGGAGAAAGGAAG GACTCTCCACCTGCAGGGCGTCGGCCGGACCGACTTCTCTCTGTGGTACTCGGACATCCAGCGAGCGGCCGGCGGTAAAGGAAACACTCTGAGGGAGCAGCAGCTGAGCAGGAACGACATCCCCATCATCGTGGATAGCTGCCTCGCCTTCATCACTCAGTACG GTCTGGTCCACGAGGGGATCTACAGGAAGAACGGGGCCAAATCCAGGATCAAGCTCCTGATGGAGGAGTTCCGTAAAGACGCCCGGATCGTCAAACTGCGGATCGGAGACCACTTCATCGAGGACGTGACGGACGTCCTCAAGAGGTTCTTCAGAGAGGTCGACGATCCCATCTTCATGGCTGACCTCCACCCGCTGTGGCAGGGCGCCGCCA aaatccctCAGAGGAGTCTGAGGCTGGACCGCTACAAAGAGATCATCCGGAGTCTTCCTCGAGTCAACAGGACCACTCTGGCTGCTCTCATCAGTCACCTGTACAG AGTCCAGAAGTGTGCCGATCTGAACCAGATGTGCACTAAGAACCTGTCGCTGCTGTTCGCTCCCAGCCTCTTCCAGACTGACGGGAAAGGAGTGCACGAGGTGAAGATCGTAGAGGACCTGATAGACAACTACCTGTACGTCTTCGAT atCGACGAGGAGCATCAGACTCAGATCGAGCTGGAAATCAGCCTCATCACCACCTGGACGGACACGCAG CTGTCTCAGGCCGGTGATCTGATCATTGAGGTCTATCTGGAGATGAAGATACCAGACTGCTGCATCACTCTAAAG GTGTCTCCCACCATGTGTGCTGAGGAGCTAACCAATCAGGTTCTGTTCATGAGGAACGTCCCGGCCGGAGACAAAGACGTCTGGATGACGTTTGAAGCCATCGAGGACGGACAGCTGG AGCGTCCGCTGCACCCCAAAGAGAAAGTCCTGGAGCAGGCTCTGCAGTGGTGCAAGATGGCCGACCCGAGCTCCGCCTACCTGGTGGTGAAGAGAGTTCCTAAAGGAGACGGCATCAACATCCTCACCT CCTATAAGAGTGAGACGATGAAGGTGGGTCTGTTGAGGTGTCGTGAGGAACCTCCGAAGCTCCTTCAGGGGAACAAGTTCCAGGAGAGAACGTTCCAGATCAGGAAccacaaactgctgctgctcaaaGACAAGAAG agcATCAGACCAGAGAAGGAGTGGTCTCTGAAGTCCATGAAGATCTACATCGGCATCCGCCGGAAACTGAAAGCTCCAAGCAG GTGGGGATTCACTGTGATGTCAGACAAACACCAGCT CTTCCTGTGCTGTCGCTGTGAGGCTGAGCTGTGGGACTGGATCAGCAGCTTCCTGAAGGCTCAG AATGACGACCCGGGTCCTCCGGTTCTGAGACGTCACTCCTCCTCAGATATCTCCAAGCAGAAGTTCGGCACGATGCCGCTGGTCCCGATCAGAGGAGACGAGAGCAACAGCAGCATGCTGTCGGCCAATCAGACGCTG AGAAAGTTACACGACCGAAGGACTCTCTCCATGTACTTT CCCATGAAGGTGCAGAAGGACTCGTTGGAGGAGCGTCCGGAGTCTCCAGACATCCCTGAGCCGCTCTACGAGGAGGTCGGGGACTTCGGCCTGCAGGTCCTGAAGTCTCTGGAGACCAGCTTCCTGTCCAGCAGCGCCTCAGAGACCCAGGAGGTCCCGGACCTCCCGCCGCTCAGACTGGTTCCCCTGGAAACCGGACACACGGACCACGTGATCGTCCCCGACCCGGTCCAGACTGTCGGCGTCTCTGTGGAGCCTCCGGAGCCTCCGGAGCCTCTAGAGCAGAGCGGAGGCAGcagtggaggagaggatggaggagcagAGTCTCTGGACCTGAACCAGCCTgcagggaggaggagcaggaggagcaggaggaggcagCAGGGAGGTTGTACGCCGtcacaggagctgctgctgcaggagctGTCCTCTGCTTTCACCAAGaagactgaggaggaggaggagcagcaggaggagcagcagcaggaggagcagcaggaggagcagcagcaggaggagaagcagcaggaggagaggccGTATGATGTCTGA
- the arap3 gene encoding arf-GAP with Rho-GAP domain, ANK repeat and PH domain-containing protein 3 isoform X1 encodes MLVVMASPDGNTPVETLLSAIHLERYLDTFRRAGLLLAGDFTHLDNDALVSLGIAATGHRKRILRLVGYIQRTESQRANQRTDLPRDRCHSVTDIPSSERGHSVASPRQSSGPVNFEAFRNSSAPNLAAMLTGSDSSRPVVKPVPKPRTVFNRRRTAPVHFCPTPEPAPPPPRRLSQESICFTVLEGLTPEDRLTSDLADRSTAPGRRANQTERRRASRSSSLSDTGGSPGLPPVPPRLNRGVPPATFQGSPPSSSSSSPVRTEQDQTLPVTSCPGGLDHSRLSGSAGMEMVSNEIYWGTLSGSTAPGGGRSHCSQPSAPPTPPRLTPDRKPERNSGSTLSNNSSGSARASTDDPEEEISPYCETVFQTRRNPHISEERETRRWEDKHAEDHGFQKLSWTRRLSQALHSGDSQGYSTVGEPPPPVRYLSLPTHTFPSEADEDLTISPYASYTSLTERAPPIISGWLDKLSPQGNYVFQKRYVKFDGKNLMYFGSEKDVYPKGVVPIAAIQMSRPAKDNKFEVVTSHRIFVFRTDSEVLRRRWVATLQEHVRDQLVFGRRHFGPGSHCQRHGALELKGTKSKVYAAINTEQIWIYKSEQCFHNGIGITVIEARGATIRDGKHKSFELITPYKTFSFTAESDREKRDWMEALQEAIAETLSDYEVAEKIWSNRSNRMCADCKALNPDWASINLCVVICKNCAGQHRGLGTMVSKVQSLKLDTSVWSNEIVQLFIMLGNDRANEFWGARLSVSEELDCDAPPNQRRDFISQKYREGRYRVPHPAFSTQEELLKVLCSAVSEQTLLKTVTHIFSEAESARLADDANSCQRHHQLLDHCTPSDPGVYDEIMQPVLQSGYLYKSSSVHRGTLSRKTREDFQKFWCSVDQSLLLYESDRSADPCMQISVKDIVCLGVTRPDASNNNNGFIDRFRYTFELYLTSEKLYQFGLETADALHSWTRSIGKATTPLSCHCLLTRAFERVGLLRYRAMLDPQQWKEAYFVLQKSNLFICPGNDGAAEDIINLNRLQELSITSETDNHDKKDILVLVEKGRTLHLQGVGRTDFSLWYSDIQRAAGGKGNTLREQQLSRNDIPIIVDSCLAFITQYGLVHEGIYRKNGAKSRIKLLMEEFRKDARIVKLRIGDHFIEDVTDVLKRFFREVDDPIFMADLHPLWQGAAKIPQRSLRLDRYKEIIRSLPRVNRTTLAALISHLYRVQKCADLNQMCTKNLSLLFAPSLFQTDGKGVHEVKIVEDLIDNYLYVFDIDEEHQTQIELEISLITTWTDTQLSQAGDLIIEVYLEMKIPDCCITLKVSPTMCAEELTNQVLFMRNVPAGDKDVWMTFEAIEDGQLERPLHPKEKVLEQALQWCKMADPSSAYLVVKRVPKGDGINILTSYKSETMKVGLLRCREEPPKLLQGNKFQERTFQIRNHKLLLLKDKKSIRPEKEWSLKSMKIYIGIRRKLKAPSRWGFTVMSDKHQLFLCCRCEAELWDWISSFLKAQNDDPGPPVLRRHSSSDISKQKFGTMPLVPIRGDESNSSMLSANQTLRKLHDRRTLSMYFPMKVQKDSLEERPESPDIPEPLYEEVGDFGLQVLKSLETSFLSSSASETQEVPDLPPLRLVPLETGHTDHVIVPDPVQTVGVSVEPPEPPEPLEQSGGSSGGEDGGAESLDLNQPAGRRSRRSRRRQQGGCTPSQELLLQELSSAFTKKTEEEEEQQEEQQQEEQQEEQQQEEKQQEERPYDV; translated from the exons ATGTTGGTCGTCATGGCGTCGCCGGATGGAAACACTCCGGTTGAGACGCTTCTGTCAGCGATCCATCtggagag GTACCTGGACACCTTCCGTCGAGCCGGCCTCCTACTGGCTGGAGACTTCACACACCTGGACAACGACGCTTTGGTGAGCCTGGGTATCGCCGCCACGGGACACAGGAAGAGGATCCTACGATTGGTCGGTTACATTCAGAGGACGGAGAGTCAGAGAGCCAATCAGAGAACCGATCTCCCGCGTGACCGCTGTCATTCTGTGACGGACATCCCCTCGTCAGAGCGAGGTCACAGCGTCGCATCGCCCCGCCAGTCATCGGGACCCGTTAACTTCGAGGCGTTCAGGAACAGCTCGGCTCCGAACCTCGCCGCCATGCTGACCggctctgacagcagcagaccCGTGGTGAAGCCAGTCCCCAAACCCAGAACCGTCTTCAACCGCCGCAGGACAGCGCCCGTCCACTTCTGTCCAACGCCAGAGCCTGCTCCGCCCCCGCCCAGGAGGCTCTCCCAGGAGTCCATCTGTTTCACCGTGTTAGAGGGTCTGACACCTGAAGACaggttgacctctgacctcgccGACAGGTCGACCGCGCCCGGCCGCAGAGCGAACcagacggagaggaggagggccaGTCGTAGCTCGTCTCTGTCCGACACCGGAGGGTCACCAGGGTTACCTCCCGTTCCTCCGAGGCTGAACCGTGGGGTCCCCCCTGCCACGTTCCAGGGGTCCccgccctcttcctcttcttcttcacctgtaCGGACAGAGCAGGACCAGACActtcctgtgacttcctgtccGGGTGGTCTTGACCACAGCAGGCTCTCTGGGTCCGCTGGGATGGAGATGGTCTCTAATGAGATCTACTGGGGGACTCTATCTGGTTCTACTGCCCCCGGTGGAGGGAGGAGTCACTGCAGCCAGCCGTCAGCTCCTCCGACGCCGCCCAGACTAACACCTGACAGGAAGCCCGAGAGGAACAG tggcAGCACTTTAAGTAACAACTCTTCAGGATCAGCCAGAG CTTCAACAGACGACCCCGAGGAGGAGATCAGCCCGTACTGTGAGACTGTTTTCCAAACCAGAAGAAATCCTCACATCAGTGAG GAAAGAGAGACGAGGAGGTGGGAGGACAAACATGCAGAGGATCATGG GTTTCAGAAGTTGTCGTGGACGAGGCGTTTGTCTCAGGCTCTTCACTCCGGAGACTCTCAGGGTTACAGCACCGTCGGAGAGCCTCCCCCGCCCGTCCGCTACCTCTCGCTGCCCACCCACACCTTCCCCTCCGAGGCCGACGAGGACCTGACCATCTCCCCCTACGCCAGCTACACCTCCCTGACCGAGAGAGCCCCGCCCATCATCAGCGGCTGGCTGGACAAGCTGTCTCCACAGGG gaACTATGTTTTCCAGAAGCGCTACGTGAAGTTTGACGGCAAAAACCTGATGTACTTCGGCAGTGAGAAG GACGTTTACCCTAAAGGAGTCGTCCCAATAGCTGCCATCCAGATGTCCCGCCCAGCCAAAGACAACAAGTTTGAAGTGGTGACGAGTCACCGGATCTTTGTCTTCAGGACGGATAGTGAAG TGCTGAGGCGGCGCTGGGTCGCCACGCTGCAGGAACACGTCAGAGATCAGCTGGTGTTCGGTCGGCGCCACTTCGGTCCCGGGTCTCACTGTCAGAGACACGGCGCCCTGGAGCTGAAGGGGACCAAGTCCAAAGTGTACGCCGCCATCAACACGGAGCAGATCTGGATCTACAAGAGTGAACAG TGTTTTCATAATGGAATCGGCATCACGGTGATCGAAGCTCGAGGAGCGACGATCAGAGACGGAAAACACAAGAGCTTCGAACTCATCACACCGTACAAAACCTTCAG CTTCACGGCGGAGTCGGACCGGGAGAAACGGGACTGGATGGAGGCGCTGCAGGAGGCCATCGCCGAGACGCTGTCGGACTACGAGGTGGCCGAGAAGATCTGGTCCAACCGGTCCAACAGGATGTGTGCCGACTGCAAGGCCCTGAACCCGGACTGGGCCTCCATCAACCTGTGTGTGGTCATCTGCAAGAACTGTGCAG gcCAGCATAGAGGTCTGGGGACGATGGTCTCCAAGGTCCAGAGTCTGAAACTGGACACCAGCGTCTGGAGCAACGAGATCGTCCAG CTGTTCATCATGTTGGGGAACGACCGGGCCAACGAGTTCTGGGGGGCTCGTCTGTCGGTGTCGGAGGAGCTGGACTGTGACGCCCCCCCAAACCAGAGGAGGGACTTCATCTCCCAGAAGTACAGAGAGGGACGATACCGCGTCCCCCACCCGGCATTCAGCACCCAGGAGGAGCTACTCAAG GTCTTGTGCTCGGCGGTCTCTGAACAGACTCTTCTGAAAACTGTCACTCACATTTTCTCGGAGGCGGAGTCAGCTCGCCTCGCCGACGACGCCAACAGCTGCCAACGACATCATCAGCTGCTGGATCACTGCACGCCGTCAG ACCCCGGTGTTTACGATGAGATCATGCAGCCCGTCCTTCAGTCTGGTTACCTCTACAAGTCCAGCTCTGTCCACAGGGGGACGCTGTCCAGGAAGACCAGAGaag ACTTCCAGAAGTTCTGGTGTTCGGTGGAtcagtctctgctcctctacgAGTCGGACCGCTCGGCTGATCCCTGCATGCAGATCAGCGTTAAAGACATCGTGTGTCTGGGCGTCACTCGACCCGACgcctccaacaacaacaacggctTCATCGACAG GTTTCGTTACACCTTCGAGTTGTATTTGACTTCAGAGAAACTTTATCAGTTTGGTTTGGAGACGGCCGACGCTCTGCACAGCTGGACCAGATCCATCGGGAAG GCGACGACCCCCCTCAGCTGTCACTGCCTGCTGACCCGGGCGTTTGAACGGGTGGGCCTGCTGCGGTACCGAGCCATGCTGGACCCTCAGCAGTGGAAGGAGGCTTACTTCGTCCTGCAGAAGTCCAACCTCTTCATCTGTCCCGGAAACGACGGAGCAGCGGAAGACATCATCAACCTGAACCGCCTGCAGGAGCTCA GTATCACCTCCGAGACCGACAACCACGACAAGAAGGACATCCTGGTGTTGGTGGAGAAAGGAAG GACTCTCCACCTGCAGGGCGTCGGCCGGACCGACTTCTCTCTGTGGTACTCGGACATCCAGCGAGCGGCCGGCGGTAAAGGAAACACTCTGAGGGAGCAGCAGCTGAGCAGGAACGACATCCCCATCATCGTGGATAGCTGCCTCGCCTTCATCACTCAGTACG GTCTGGTCCACGAGGGGATCTACAGGAAGAACGGGGCCAAATCCAGGATCAAGCTCCTGATGGAGGAGTTCCGTAAAGACGCCCGGATCGTCAAACTGCGGATCGGAGACCACTTCATCGAGGACGTGACGGACGTCCTCAAGAGGTTCTTCAGAGAGGTCGACGATCCCATCTTCATGGCTGACCTCCACCCGCTGTGGCAGGGCGCCGCCA aaatccctCAGAGGAGTCTGAGGCTGGACCGCTACAAAGAGATCATCCGGAGTCTTCCTCGAGTCAACAGGACCACTCTGGCTGCTCTCATCAGTCACCTGTACAG AGTCCAGAAGTGTGCCGATCTGAACCAGATGTGCACTAAGAACCTGTCGCTGCTGTTCGCTCCCAGCCTCTTCCAGACTGACGGGAAAGGAGTGCACGAGGTGAAGATCGTAGAGGACCTGATAGACAACTACCTGTACGTCTTCGAT atCGACGAGGAGCATCAGACTCAGATCGAGCTGGAAATCAGCCTCATCACCACCTGGACGGACACGCAG CTGTCTCAGGCCGGTGATCTGATCATTGAGGTCTATCTGGAGATGAAGATACCAGACTGCTGCATCACTCTAAAG GTGTCTCCCACCATGTGTGCTGAGGAGCTAACCAATCAGGTTCTGTTCATGAGGAACGTCCCGGCCGGAGACAAAGACGTCTGGATGACGTTTGAAGCCATCGAGGACGGACAGCTGG AGCGTCCGCTGCACCCCAAAGAGAAAGTCCTGGAGCAGGCTCTGCAGTGGTGCAAGATGGCCGACCCGAGCTCCGCCTACCTGGTGGTGAAGAGAGTTCCTAAAGGAGACGGCATCAACATCCTCACCT CCTATAAGAGTGAGACGATGAAGGTGGGTCTGTTGAGGTGTCGTGAGGAACCTCCGAAGCTCCTTCAGGGGAACAAGTTCCAGGAGAGAACGTTCCAGATCAGGAAccacaaactgctgctgctcaaaGACAAGAAG agcATCAGACCAGAGAAGGAGTGGTCTCTGAAGTCCATGAAGATCTACATCGGCATCCGCCGGAAACTGAAAGCTCCAAGCAG GTGGGGATTCACTGTGATGTCAGACAAACACCAGCT CTTCCTGTGCTGTCGCTGTGAGGCTGAGCTGTGGGACTGGATCAGCAGCTTCCTGAAGGCTCAG AATGACGACCCGGGTCCTCCGGTTCTGAGACGTCACTCCTCCTCAGATATCTCCAAGCAGAAGTTCGGCACGATGCCGCTGGTCCCGATCAGAGGAGACGAGAGCAACAGCAGCATGCTGTCGGCCAATCAGACGCTG AGAAAGTTACACGACCGAAGGACTCTCTCCATGTACTTT CCCATGAAGGTGCAGAAGGACTCGTTGGAGGAGCGTCCGGAGTCTCCAGACATCCCTGAGCCGCTCTACGAGGAGGTCGGGGACTTCGGCCTGCAGGTCCTGAAGTCTCTGGAGACCAGCTTCCTGTCCAGCAGCGCCTCAGAGACCCAGGAGGTCCCGGACCTCCCGCCGCTCAGACTGGTTCCCCTGGAAACCGGACACACGGACCACGTGATCGTCCCCGACCCGGTCCAGACTGTCGGCGTCTCTGTGGAGCCTCCGGAGCCTCCGGAGCCTCTAGAGCAGAGCGGAGGCAGcagtggaggagaggatggaggagcagAGTCTCTGGACCTGAACCAGCCTgcagggaggaggagcaggaggagcaggaggaggcagCAGGGAGGTTGTACGCCGtcacaggagctgctgctgcaggagctGTCCTCTGCTTTCACCAAGaagactgaggaggaggaggagcagcaggaggagcagcagcaggaggagcagcaggaggagcagcagcaggaggagaagcagcaggaggagaggccGTATGATGTCTGA